In a genomic window of Anomalospiza imberbis isolate Cuckoo-Finch-1a 21T00152 chromosome 5, ASM3175350v1, whole genome shotgun sequence:
- the NINJ2 gene encoding ninjurin-2 isoform X3, with translation MNPHLRINGPMNINHYATKKSVAESMLDVALFMANVTQLKAVLEQGTAFQYYATLIVLISISLFFQVMIGILLIITARLNLNDIAKQPRLNILNNAATALIFITVILNIFITAFGVQKTGLYPTRNFGPY, from the exons ATGAATCCTCACCTCCGGATCAACGGGCCGATGAACATCAACCACTACGCGACCAAGAAGAGCGTGGCAGAGAGCATGCTGGACGTGGCGCTGTTCATGGCCAACGTCACGCAgctcaaagctgtgctggagcaggggaccGCCTTCCAGTACTATGCCACCCTCATTGTGCTCATCAGCATCTCCCTCTTCTTCCAGGTCATGATTGGGATTCTCCTTATCATCACTG CTCGTTTGAACCTGAATGATATTGCAAAGCAACCCCGCCTGAATATACTCAACAACGCTGCCACAGCTCTCATCTTTATCACAGTCATCCTCAATATCTTCATCACAGCCTTTGGGGTGCAGAAGACTGGCCTCTACCCTACCAGGAATTTTGGACCTTATTAA
- the NINJ2 gene encoding ninjurin-2 isoform X2 yields the protein MASERDSTNPHGMNPHLRINGPMNINHYATKKSVAESMLDVALFMANVTQLKAVLEQGTAFQYYATLIVLISISLFFQVMIGILLIITARLNLNDIAKQPRLNILNNAATALIFITVILNIFITAFGVQKTGLYPTRNFGPY from the exons GGCATGAATCCTCACCTCCGGATCAACGGGCCGATGAACATCAACCACTACGCGACCAAGAAGAGCGTGGCAGAGAGCATGCTGGACGTGGCGCTGTTCATGGCCAACGTCACGCAgctcaaagctgtgctggagcaggggaccGCCTTCCAGTACTATGCCACCCTCATTGTGCTCATCAGCATCTCCCTCTTCTTCCAGGTCATGATTGGGATTCTCCTTATCATCACTG CTCGTTTGAACCTGAATGATATTGCAAAGCAACCCCGCCTGAATATACTCAACAACGCTGCCACAGCTCTCATCTTTATCACAGTCATCCTCAATATCTTCATCACAGCCTTTGGGGTGCAGAAGACTGGCCTCTACCCTACCAGGAATTTTGGACCTTATTAA
- the NINJ2 gene encoding ninjurin-2 isoform X1, whose product MSQMATCHHTHPCEKSPCQSCLFSLPDHLGHRAQDIATLPHFTLQGMNPHLRINGPMNINHYATKKSVAESMLDVALFMANVTQLKAVLEQGTAFQYYATLIVLISISLFFQVMIGILLIITARLNLNDIAKQPRLNILNNAATALIFITVILNIFITAFGVQKTGLYPTRNFGPY is encoded by the exons ATGTCCCAGATGGCAACATGCCATCACACTCATCCATGTGAGAAAAGTCCATGTCAAAGCTGTCTGTTTTCACTGCCTGATCATCTGGGACACAGAGCTCAGGACATTGCAACTCTGCCCCATTTCACACTCCAG GGCATGAATCCTCACCTCCGGATCAACGGGCCGATGAACATCAACCACTACGCGACCAAGAAGAGCGTGGCAGAGAGCATGCTGGACGTGGCGCTGTTCATGGCCAACGTCACGCAgctcaaagctgtgctggagcaggggaccGCCTTCCAGTACTATGCCACCCTCATTGTGCTCATCAGCATCTCCCTCTTCTTCCAGGTCATGATTGGGATTCTCCTTATCATCACTG CTCGTTTGAACCTGAATGATATTGCAAAGCAACCCCGCCTGAATATACTCAACAACGCTGCCACAGCTCTCATCTTTATCACAGTCATCCTCAATATCTTCATCACAGCCTTTGGGGTGCAGAAGACTGGCCTCTACCCTACCAGGAATTTTGGACCTTATTAA